DNA from Amycolatopsis sp. DSM 110486:
CAGCGCGGAGCACGCCAGGAGGACCAGCCCGCCGCGCCATTGCCGCAGGAGGGTCGCGCGGTAGAGGTGACTGACGCTCATCCCGCCTCCTCCGTGAACACGGCGCGGTACTGCGGGTCCTGCCACAGGACGGCGTGCGGGGCGACGGCTCTGACGTGGCCGTCTTCGAGCCAGACGACAGCGTCGGCGCGGGAGGCGAGGGCGGCGCGGTGCGTGACGACCACCAGGGTTCTCGCGGGGAGGTCGGCGAGGACGGACTGTTCGGTGACGGTGTCGAGGCTGGCGGTGGCGTCGTCGAGGAGGAGCACGCGCGGGTTGTGCACGATGGCCCGCGCGAGGCCCACGCGCGCGGCCTCCCCGCCCGACAGCGGGGTTTCGGCGAGCGGCGTGTGGTAGCCGCGGGGGAGGCGGGTGATGACGTCGTGGATGCGGGCCGTGCGGCAGGCCGCGCGGACGGCCGTGTCGCCGGCCCAGCTGCCGTAGCCCACGGCGTCGGCGACGGTGGCGCCGAGCAGGTGCGGCCGGGCGAAGCCGTAGCCGACCACGGCGCGGAGCTCCTCGGGGCGCAGGGTGGTGAGGTCGCGGCCGTCGAGGTGGGCTTGGCCTGCATCGGGGGAGGTGAGGCCGCCGAGAAGACTGACCACAGTGGACTTCCCGGAGCCGGATTTCCCTACGATGGCGGTGAATGTGCCGCCGGGGATGGTGAGCGTGGTGGGGTGCAGGGCGCCTTGGACGGTGGCGTTGTGGAGGGTGAGCGTCCCGTTGCCGGGCAGGAGGCCGAGCTTGCCGCGTTCGGGGGTAGGGACGTCGAGCACCTCGGCGACGCGCTGGGCGCAACCGCGGGCCCGCGAAACGGTGGTGAGCAACGGGATTTGCGTCACGAGCCCCATGCCGAGCGCGACGTAGCCGAGGGCGGCGAGCACGTCGCCGACCGTCAGCCGGTGTTCGAGCACCCCGAACCCCGCCGCGGTGAGCGCCGCCAGCTCCACGGCCGGCAACAGCAACGCGGCGCGCCACACCATCTTCGCCTGCGTCCGCCACATCCCGCGCCCGGCAAGACTCAGGCGCGGCAACGGTTTCAGCACGCGCTCGGCTTCCCGGTCCGCGGTGCCGGACGCGGCGATCGTGGCCAGGCCGGTGGTGGCGTCGAGCAGCCGCGCCGCGAGCTCGCCGGAGACGCGCTGATAGGTGAGGACGTCGTCGGCGGTGTTCTTGAGGTGCGACCTGGCGAGGAGGAGCGCCACGGGGATGCTGCCGAGGAACACGAGCGCGAGCCGCCAGTCGAGGACCGCGAGCAGCACGATGGCCCCGACGGAGATCACCGCCGCGGACACCAGCTGCACCACGACCGGCACGATGCTGCCCGCCCCCACGGCGTCCCCGGCCATCCGGCTCACCGCATCCCCTTCGGCGAACGGGGTTTTCGTCTTCTGCGCAAGCAGCCGGTCGATCATCCTGCGCCGCAGCCACGCGCCGGCGCCACTGGTGACCCTGACGACGACCACCCCGCCGACCACGTCGGCCACGATCTCGGCCCCACCGACGACGACCAGCCAGACGACCTGCTTCGCCGCGCCACTGCCGCTGATCACGGCATCGGTGGCTGCCGCCAACGCCCCGGGCAACAACAAACTCGCCCCCACTGCGACGAGCCCGACCACGGCGAGGACCCCCACCCGCCAGGGGTCTCTCCTCGCGACTTCCCCCAAGAGCCGATCCCCGGGTGCTGCCGGTTTCGCCGCCTTCCTTGCCTTTCGCCCGCGCCTTGCCATGGGCTCCGGCAAGTCGGAAGGCGGTTCGGCAACTTGCCGCACAGCTCCGCCGGATGCCGGTCGCGTTCGTGTCGCTCGGCCGCGGCTTGCCGTCGGTTGCGGTAGGTCGTCGTGCGGAGTGGCAACTTGCCGTTCCGAGGGGGCGCTTGCCGGTGATGGGGCGGGCGTCGGGCGGTGATGTGCCGTGGGTTGTGGCAAGGCGGAGGGGGTTGTGGCAACTTGCCACTCGGGACCCGCGCTTGCCGAATCGGGGTGGGATGCGCCGACGGGGCTGGTGGTGGGCACCGCGTCGACGGGACCGTCGGAAGGTGCTCCGTACCCGGGCATCTCACTCCTCGTCAAACGAGCCCAACCAGCCCAACCTGCCGCCCATCGCGCGGCAGATCCCAGCGAACCCGGTGACCAACCCGCGGCACCGGGGCAGAATGGTGAGGCGGGAGCGGCGCACTTGGCCTGCGCCGCTCCCGCACCCGGTCCGTGACGCCCCGACGCAAGGCACCCGAGAGCACCACAGCACCCGAGAGCGCCGGGCACCCGAGAGCACCGAGGCACCCCAGAACGCCGAAGCGCCCGAGAGCACCCAATCGCCGAAAGACCGTCAGAAGGTCGACAAGGATCGAAGGGTCAGTAGGTCAGCTAACTCAGTGGCAGGTCAGCAGGCTGAGCGTGCTGTGCGCGCACGACGCCAGCAGGCTCAGGTTGCTCGGCGCCCCGTGGCCGTGACCGTGGCCGCCGCCGTGGCCTTCGAGGGCTTCGGGGGCTTCCAGGGCCTGCAGGTCGAGAACCAGTTCCATGGTGATCCCTTCTCGTGTTCTTCCGCCGGCCATCAGCGGCCGGAGGTGTGGGGGGACGGCGTGGCGCCCAGGAAAGGCAGCACCTCCGAGCCGTCCAGCAGGGCCGACAGCGCGAGCAGCACGCCCGCGCTCCCGGTGGTGACGTCGGTCGACAGCCGCAGCAGCTGGTTGCCAGGGAAGGCCAAGCCGCCGCGGAACGGGATGGCGTGCCAGGCCAGGCGCGCCAGGTGCAGGTCGATGGCCGAGCGAACCCGCTCCGAGGGCGAAGCGGCGAACGACAGCGCCGCCAGCAGACCCGCGCGGCCGTGCAGCAGGCCGGGCTGGATCACGAACTCGCCGCGGCACGCCTCGCGCAGCGCGGGCAGACTCGAACACGCCAAAGCGGAAGGCGAAACCCGCGCCAGCTGCTCCAGCACCATCAAGATCCCCGCGCTGCCGATCCCCGCATACGGCAGCGTCCGACGCTCACCGTCGCGGACTTGCAGGGAGCCGTCGTCCGCCGTGGCGCATTCTTCGAGGTCGCGGCGCAGCGCTTGGTCCGCGAACGACAGCCACGCGGGCTCACCGGTCCGCTCGTACAGCCGGATGAACAGCAACGCCGGCCCCGACCACCCGCTCAACAGGCCCGCCCGCGCGAACTTCCCCGGCGGCGCGGCCGTCTCCAACGTCTCGGCCAGTCGCACCGCGGTCGCCAACGCCTGCCGCCCGTACTCGTTGTCGCCGCGCGAAGTCGCGAAGTGGAGCTGCGTCAAGGCAATCCCGGCGAGCCCGCCCTCGAAGGCGTGGTCGGTGGTCTGGTCCACCAGAGCCCGGG
Protein-coding regions in this window:
- a CDS encoding ABC transporter ATP-binding protein — protein: MARRGRKARKAAKPAAPGDRLLGEVARRDPWRVGVLAVVGLVAVGASLLLPGALAAATDAVISGSGAAKQVVWLVVVGGAEIVADVVGGVVVVRVTSGAGAWLRRRMIDRLLAQKTKTPFAEGDAVSRMAGDAVGAGSIVPVVVQLVSAAVISVGAIVLLAVLDWRLALVFLGSIPVALLLARSHLKNTADDVLTYQRVSGELAARLLDATTGLATIAASGTADREAERVLKPLPRLSLAGRGMWRTQAKMVWRAALLLPAVELAALTAAGFGVLEHRLTVGDVLAALGYVALGMGLVTQIPLLTTVSRARGCAQRVAEVLDVPTPERGKLGLLPGNGTLTLHNATVQGALHPTTLTIPGGTFTAIVGKSGSGKSTVVSLLGGLTSPDAGQAHLDGRDLTTLRPEELRAVVGYGFARPHLLGATVADAVGYGSWAGDTAVRAACRTARIHDVITRLPRGYHTPLAETPLSGGEAARVGLARAIVHNPRVLLLDDATASLDTVTEQSVLADLPARTLVVVTHRAALASRADAVVWLEDGHVRAVAPHAVLWQDPQYRAVFTEEAG
- a CDS encoding SapB/AmfS family lanthipeptide, which codes for MELVLDLQALEAPEALEGHGGGHGHGHGAPSNLSLLASCAHSTLSLLTCH